One part of the Bradyrhizobium sp. CB1650 genome encodes these proteins:
- a CDS encoding TniQ family protein translates to MSFAIPQDFDARRQPLDTRVVLFTDEPAFALAQRLARRNGASSLSDFCSDMGLSHADVVQGRATARIAELAKADPVVLEGTTFVRQDRKTVRLGNEVLKSSDWSFRSLRTCPKCLEEDIEFGKGDPDYRAHVRSWWNLAFIYVCPFHNILLITYHPDDAKKTLDPEALDVRFAAGDEHDLAFAPLEKGALGAEVEKYLLGRLGFMTSVKHKSLDSLALRHAVDLMDRIGAAAVGGTFAHTNRDGTVSRREALSAGYAILSDGRAGLVRLFERIREEASAAEDEWIPKAQYGLLYAWLFHLSTRDIEGYEPIRELMLESIGSPKARLLLR, encoded by the coding sequence GTGAGTTTTGCTATTCCTCAAGATTTTGATGCGCGTCGTCAACCTCTCGACACCCGCGTAGTTCTCTTCACCGACGAGCCCGCTTTTGCCTTAGCTCAACGCCTAGCCAGGCGTAATGGTGCGAGCTCTTTGTCCGACTTCTGCAGTGACATGGGCCTTTCCCACGCGGACGTTGTTCAGGGACGAGCGACAGCGAGAATTGCTGAACTCGCAAAGGCTGATCCGGTCGTCCTAGAGGGGACCACGTTCGTCAGACAGGATCGCAAAACGGTGCGCTTGGGGAACGAGGTGCTCAAATCGAGTGATTGGTCATTTCGTTCTTTGCGAACGTGCCCGAAATGTCTCGAAGAGGATATCGAGTTCGGGAAAGGCGATCCGGATTACAGGGCGCATGTGAGATCCTGGTGGAACTTGGCCTTCATCTACGTCTGTCCCTTCCACAATATCCTTCTAATCACCTACCATCCTGATGACGCAAAGAAGACCCTTGACCCCGAAGCTCTGGACGTCCGCTTTGCGGCCGGCGACGAGCACGACTTGGCGTTTGCACCGTTGGAAAAGGGTGCTCTGGGTGCAGAAGTCGAAAAATACTTGCTTGGAAGGCTCGGGTTCATGACCTCAGTCAAGCACAAGAGTCTTGATAGTCTAGCACTCCGGCACGCGGTCGATTTGATGGATCGCATTGGAGCGGCGGCGGTTGGAGGGACGTTCGCGCACACCAATCGCGATGGCACTGTTTCTCGACGTGAGGCCTTGTCCGCCGGATACGCCATCCTCAGCGACGGGAGAGCCGGTCTTGTTCGGCTGTTCGAACGGATACGCGAAGAGGCCAGTGCAGCCGAGGATGAATGGATACCAAAGGCGCAATACGGCCTACTTTATGCCTGGCTGTTCCATTTATCTACGCGCGATATTGAGGGATACGAACCCATTCGAGAGCTAATGCTTGAATCCATAGGCTCCCCAAAGGCCAGACTTTTGCTGCGATAA
- a CDS encoding Crp/Fnr family transcriptional regulator, with product MVLDFAIARSTMHPTEMLIRRLRVDTHLSHDDAKAIHSLKVETRVVPADTYLVSEGDRPSRCCLIIKGFACRSKVANNGKRQILSFHIPGDIPDLQSLFLKTMDHDLATMSPATVGFIAHSALEHVVRTHPSIACALWRETLVDAAIFREWIVNMGVRPAAARMAHLLAELRQRMAAVGLTNGEEFEFPVTQSELGEALGLSTVHVNRVLQAFRAERVLDLQKNFVTIEDYEKVVQASGFDESYLYLTRNVPSS from the coding sequence ATGGTCTTGGACTTCGCCATCGCACGGTCCACCATGCATCCCACCGAAATGCTGATCCGCAGATTGCGGGTCGATACCCATCTTTCCCATGATGACGCCAAAGCCATTCATTCCCTTAAGGTGGAGACCAGAGTCGTTCCTGCGGACACCTATCTTGTCTCGGAAGGGGATCGTCCCAGCCGTTGCTGTCTGATCATCAAGGGCTTCGCATGCCGCTCCAAGGTCGCCAACAATGGAAAACGGCAGATCCTTTCCTTTCACATCCCAGGCGACATCCCGGATCTTCAGAGCCTCTTTTTGAAAACGATGGATCATGACCTCGCAACAATGTCTCCAGCAACGGTGGGCTTTATCGCTCATTCCGCCTTGGAACACGTGGTCCGGACCCACCCCTCGATCGCCTGCGCGCTCTGGCGGGAGACGCTGGTAGACGCGGCTATCTTCCGCGAGTGGATCGTGAACATGGGAGTGCGACCGGCCGCCGCACGTATGGCGCACCTTCTCGCCGAGTTGCGGCAGCGCATGGCCGCAGTCGGGCTGACGAACGGAGAAGAGTTTGAGTTTCCGGTGACGCAATCCGAACTAGGCGAAGCGCTCGGATTAAGCACGGTGCACGTCAACAGAGTGTTGCAGGCGTTCCGTGCAGAGCGGGTTCTCGACTTGCAAAAGAACTTTGTGACGATCGAGGATTATGAGAAGGTCGTCCAAGCGTCGGGCTTCGACGAGAGCTATCTATACTTGACTAGGAACGTTCCTTCCTCCTGA
- a CDS encoding transglutaminase family protein, translated as MKIRVGFEMIYDFPQPTPLIAVVGTHFTRASDIVVPDHLVSVPSVPITPYRDGFGNWCSRLVAPAGRMRLGADGTVRDSGLPDVIASSAQQHAVEDLPPDTIVYLLGSRYVETDRLTDVAWKLFEKTAPGWARVKGICDFVHNHIAFGYEHARPTKTAWEVFNEGKGVCRDYAHLAIAFCRCMNIPARYCTGYLSDIGMAPPYAAGDFAGWFEAYLGGRWYTFDPRNNVPRIGRVLIAQGRDAADVPITQTFGPNTLLSFKVWTDELVC; from the coding sequence ATGAAAATACGCGTTGGCTTCGAGATGATCTACGACTTTCCGCAACCGACACCTCTGATTGCAGTTGTCGGCACCCACTTCACGCGGGCATCCGACATCGTCGTGCCCGATCATCTAGTCAGTGTGCCGTCAGTACCGATCACGCCCTATCGCGACGGTTTCGGAAATTGGTGTAGCCGTCTCGTCGCGCCCGCCGGCCGCATGCGCCTCGGAGCGGACGGCACGGTGCGAGACAGCGGTCTGCCCGACGTGATCGCATCATCAGCGCAGCAACATGCGGTAGAAGATCTTCCTCCGGACACTATCGTGTATTTACTTGGCAGCCGGTATGTCGAGACGGACCGACTTACCGACGTCGCATGGAAGTTGTTCGAGAAGACCGCGCCCGGTTGGGCCCGGGTCAAGGGCATCTGCGACTTCGTCCATAACCACATCGCTTTTGGCTACGAACACGCCCGCCCCACCAAGACTGCCTGGGAAGTGTTTAACGAAGGCAAAGGCGTCTGCCGGGACTATGCACATCTGGCTATTGCGTTCTGCCGCTGCATGAACATTCCCGCGCGCTACTGCACGGGCTATCTCAGTGACATCGGCATGGCACCTCCATATGCCGCCGGCGATTTTGCCGGATGGTTCGAAGCCTATCTCGGCGGCCGCTGGTACACATTCGATCCCCGCAACAACGTTCCCCGGATCGGTCGCGTGCTAATCGCACAGGGCCGCGATGCCGCCGACGTTCCAATCACCCAGACATTCGGACCCAACACGTTACTCAGCTTCAAGGTTTGGACCGACGAACTCGTCTGTTGA
- a CDS encoding putative zinc-binding metallopeptidase has translation MRDFKCPRCGQLSAFEASECNGCKQPLMFDPENMAMVGVETALECANRIIIGCNWCAVATAPYCLSCSLTQVIPSRQNTQNVSLWTRVEEAKRRLIYDLRRLRLPIASAGGFQLAFEILSEEHGPVLTGHESGLITVNLAEADDVQREIRRVSFREPYRTLLGHFRHEIGHFYWNALIHEGRFRSPFRLVFGDETENYQAALAAYYARQDRSDDPTSHISMYATSHPWEDWAETFAHFLHIVSTLDSLAGLPLSLDARAQHTLNDPYLESDFGALLELWTPLALTINRLNRSLGLADAYPFDISPAVKGKLHLVHMAISAFRNRQESGATG, from the coding sequence ATGAGAGATTTTAAATGTCCTCGTTGTGGGCAGCTATCGGCTTTCGAGGCCTCCGAATGCAACGGGTGTAAGCAGCCCTTAATGTTTGATCCCGAGAACATGGCAATGGTTGGCGTGGAAACCGCCCTGGAATGCGCGAACCGGATTATCATCGGTTGCAACTGGTGCGCTGTTGCGACAGCTCCCTACTGCCTGTCCTGCTCCTTGACCCAGGTCATTCCCAGCAGGCAGAATACGCAGAATGTGTCGCTTTGGACGCGCGTGGAAGAAGCCAAGCGCAGACTGATCTATGACCTGCGACGGCTCCGCCTGCCCATCGCGTCCGCGGGTGGATTTCAGCTGGCTTTCGAGATTCTGTCCGAAGAGCACGGGCCGGTGCTGACTGGGCACGAATCCGGCCTGATAACGGTCAACCTTGCGGAGGCCGACGATGTGCAACGCGAGATCAGGCGCGTTTCCTTTCGCGAACCCTATCGCACCCTTCTTGGTCATTTTCGACACGAAATAGGGCACTTCTACTGGAATGCCCTGATACACGAAGGACGCTTCCGATCGCCCTTTCGGCTGGTGTTCGGCGACGAGACCGAGAATTACCAGGCTGCGCTTGCCGCCTATTACGCCCGTCAAGATCGGTCTGACGATCCGACAAGTCACATCAGCATGTATGCGACATCTCACCCCTGGGAAGACTGGGCAGAAACCTTCGCCCACTTCTTACATATCGTTTCGACCCTGGATTCGCTGGCAGGACTTCCGCTGTCTTTGGACGCGCGCGCTCAGCACACACTAAACGATCCCTATCTCGAAAGCGATTTTGGTGCACTTTTGGAGTTGTGGACCCCGCTCGCACTGACGATCAACCGCCTCAACCGCTCACTAGGTCTTGCCGACGCGTACCCGTTCGACATTTCGCCCGCAGTTAAAGGCAAACTACACCTGGTCCATATGGCGATTTCGGCTTTTAGAAATCGGCAAGAATCAGGGGCAACTGGGTAG